Proteins encoded by one window of Antechinus flavipes isolate AdamAnt ecotype Samford, QLD, Australia chromosome 4, AdamAnt_v2, whole genome shotgun sequence:
- the FBXO9 gene encoding F-box only protein 9, with product MAEAEEDDCCSETKRAEDDENTSPEEANLQAQLQMFRAQWMFELAPGVGSSGLETRTSRGSTRGPLVKATDTKGKQEQAKEEKARELFLKAVEEEQNGALYEAIKFYRRAMQLVPDIEFKITYTRSPDGDGVGNSYIEDNDDDSKMADLLSYFQQQLTFQESMLKLCQPELDTSQTHISVLPMEVLMYIFRWVVSSDLDLRSLEQLSLVCRGFYICARDPEIWRLACLKVWGRSCIKLVPYTSWREMFLERPRVRFDGVYISKTTYIRQGEQSLDGFYRAWHQVEYYRYMRFFPDGQVMVLTTPEEPQSIVPRLRTKNSRTDAILLGHYRLSQDTDNQTKVFAVITKKKEEKPIDYKYRYFRRVPVQETDQSFHVGLQLCSSGHQRFNKLVWIHHSCHITYKSTGETAVTAFEIDKMYTPLFFARVKSFTAFSEKPL from the exons GCAGAAGCTGAAGAAGATGATTGTTGCTCTGAAACCAAAAGAGCTGAAGATGATGAAAATACAAGTCCTGAAGAAGCTAACCTGCAG GCACAACTCCAGATGTTCCGAGCTCAGTGGATGTTTGAACTTGCTCCTGGTGTAGGTTCCAGTGGTTTAGAAACTCGAACATCTAGGGGATCAACAAGAGGGCCTTTAGTGAAGGCCACAGATACCAAAGGAAAGCAAGAGCaggcaaaagaagaaaag GCTAGAGAACTATTCCTGAAAGCAGTAGAAGAAGAACAGAATGGAGCTCTCTATGAAG ccATCAAGTTTTATCGTAGAGCTATGCAGCTTGTACCTGATATAGAGTTCAAGATTACTTACACTCGGTCACCAGATGGTGATGGTGTTGGAAATAGCTA CAttgaagataatgatgatgatagcaaaaTGGCCGATCTGTTGTCCTACTTCCAGCAACAACTCACTTTTCAGGAATCTATGCTCAAACTTTGTCAGCCTGAGCTTGACACAAGTCAGACTCACATTTCAG TTTTGCCAATGGAAGTCCTAATGTATATTTTCCGATGGGTGGTTTCTAGTGATTTGGATCTTCGATCTCTAGAACAGCTGTCTCTGGTGTGTAGAGGATTCTATATTTGTGCCAG GGACCCTGAAATCTGGCGTTTAGCCTGCTTGAAAGTTTGGGGCAGAAGTTGTATTAAACTTGTTCCTTACACCTCCTGGAGAGAGATGTTTTTAGAACGGCCCCGTGTTCGGTTTGATG GAGTTTATATCAGCAAAACAACATATATTCGACAAGGCGAACAATCACTTGATGGTTTCTATCGGGCCTGGCACCAAGTGGAATATTACAG ATATATGAGATTCTTTCCTGATGGCCAAGTCATGGTGCTGACGACCCCTGAGGAGCCACAGTCCATTGTTCCTCGTTTACGAACTAAAAATAGCAG aaCTGATGCAATCTTACTTGGTCATTATCGCTTGTCCCAGGACACAGACAATCAAACCAAAGTATTTGCTGTGATaactaagaaaaaagaagaa AAGCCAATTGACTACAAATATAGGTATTTTCGTCGAGTGCCTGTGCAAGAAACAGATCAGAGCTTTCATGTTGGTCTCCAGCTTTGTTCCAGTGGTCATCAGAGATTCAACAAGCTTGTCTGGATACATCATTCCTGTCACATAACTTACAA ATCAACGGGTGAGACTGCAGTCACAGCTTTTGAAATTGACAAGATGTATACCCCCTTATTCTTTGCCAGAGTGAAGAGTTTTACTGCATTCTCAGAAAAACCTCTTTAA